One part of the Ornithodoros turicata isolate Travis chromosome 2, ASM3712646v1, whole genome shotgun sequence genome encodes these proteins:
- the LOC135383755 gene encoding uncharacterized protein LOC135383755 codes for MGDQFENRMPGAKKKLRWNAVPSIFPHREPPKQRKPPFLRRPVCSKVPKDHEEVLASTIDNMQARHDGTASTTVENTPSETHQNEPASTQISCSHEDGSSTDLSVSTTPDAAEVHHDHSISADQNPCQSVPSEAETIDLLTARIAVLERHVNLQRKRLQRAARESQRLKASFRSILSADQIRALERGTTKGSAWSRATFLKALRLRVACGSRGYKYEDCIFRSINVI; via the exons ATGGGCGACCAATTCGAGAATCGAATGCCAGGAGCGAAGAAGAAGTTGCGGTGGAATGCTGTGCCGTCTATTTTTCCACATCGTGAACCACCCAAGCAACGAAAACCGCCTTTCCTACGAAGACCTGTGTGTTCTAAGGTTCCAAAAG ATCACGAAGAAGTCCTTGCTTCTACAATTGACAACATGCAAGCACGCCATGACGGGACAGCATCCACAACTGTTGAAA ATACACCTTCTGAAACCCACCAAAATGAGCCTGCGTCCACCCAGATAAGTTGCTCGCATGAGGACGGAAGCTCAACTGACCTGT CTGTGAGTACGACTCCAGATGCAGCAGAGGTGCACCACGACCACAGTATTTCAGCAGACCAGAATCCTTGCCAGTCAGTGCCATCAGAAGCTGAGACAATAGATCTACTAACTGCACGCATTGCTGTCCTGGAAAGACATGTCAACCTGCAGAGGAAAAGGCTACAAAGAGCTGCCAGAGAAAGCCAGAGACTGAAAGCGTCCTTCCGAAGCATATTATCGGCAGACCAAATTCGGGCCCTTGAAAGAGGTACAACCAAGGGCTCAGCATGGTCACGAGCCACATTTCTCAAGGCACTGAGACTCCGGGTAGCATGTGGGAGTAGAGGCTACAAGTACGAAGATTGTATCTTTAGGTCAATAAATGTCATCTGA